From the genome of Methanobrevibacter smithii ATCC 35061, one region includes:
- a CDS encoding 6-carboxytetrahydropterin synthase QueD yields MKIMINGIQSNLRFSSAHVIPGHESCGYIHGHSYFVDVEIEGERAGDFEFVVDFKDVKAYTKAICNELDHRLLIPVYNDLIDIKDFNKKSDSIFDLKEEKTVHFKIAGKGYSIPGEDCVFLPLPYSSAEELSKFFAETLTKKLAEKYDNLEYVAVGVNEGIGQGAIYKKVLDD; encoded by the coding sequence ATGAAAATTATGATTAACGGTATACAATCAAATTTAAGATTCTCTTCAGCTCATGTTATTCCGGGACATGAATCATGCGGTTATATTCATGGACATTCCTATTTTGTAGATGTGGAAATCGAAGGAGAACGTGCAGGGGATTTTGAATTTGTAGTGGACTTTAAAGATGTCAAAGCATACACTAAAGCAATTTGTAATGAATTGGACCACAGGTTATTAATTCCTGTTTACAATGATTTAATAGATATTAAAGATTTTAATAAAAAATCAGACTCTATTTTCGATTTAAAAGAAGAAAAAACAGTTCATTTTAAAATAGCTGGAAAAGGATATTCTATTCCTGGTGAAGATTGTGTTTTCTTACCTCTCCCTTATTCTTCTGCTGAAGAGTTGTCCAAATTTTTTGCTGAAACATTAACTAAAAAATTAGCTGAAAAATATGATAATCTGGAATATGTTGCAGTTGGAGTTAATGAGGGAATCGGACAGGGAGCAATTTATAAAAAAGTGCTTGATGATTAG
- a CDS encoding respiratory chain complex I subunit 1 family protein: MMQNTIMFSILAVIATVIVCFIVSTFLPGIERKYVHARIQQRIGPPVTSPGIMAPIKFAFKKNVDVVSPLPKLYKALPIICFMAVLCILVALTPQAFYVPALASLIAVVGLLKVEEICYVLMGALSKSVMSVRMPFPDLAKGAAHTNTTRSFMEDISARRSLRMITYGSFPLYLAVFAPITYCGSIFLQDIIQYQQANGPFLFTVSGAIAAIVFFMGYMILLNEYPFSIIKAKSDVIEGPYMEYAAKYRSVVFVTRGFLMFVLGALFSVLFIGIPPNIFSWGILVNIVVALIFVFMMGIFSAFTPVFTNRQLLPTIVGTSLLGVLAIVIGVL; this comes from the coding sequence ATGATGCAAAATACTATTATGTTTTCTATTTTGGCAGTAATTGCTACAGTAATTGTTTGTTTTATTGTAAGTACATTTTTGCCAGGTATTGAGCGAAAATATGTTCATGCTAGAATTCAACAAAGGATCGGACCGCCAGTAACTTCTCCTGGAATCATGGCTCCAATTAAATTTGCATTTAAGAAAAATGTTGATGTGGTTTCACCTCTTCCAAAATTGTATAAGGCATTGCCGATTATATGTTTTATGGCAGTATTGTGTATATTGGTTGCTTTAACTCCTCAGGCATTTTATGTTCCTGCATTAGCTAGTTTAATAGCTGTTGTAGGTTTATTAAAAGTTGAAGAAATATGTTATGTACTGATGGGGGCATTATCCAAGTCCGTAATGTCTGTCAGGATGCCGTTTCCTGATTTGGCTAAAGGAGCAGCACATACAAATACTACAAGGTCTTTTATGGAAGATATAAGTGCAAGAAGATCTTTAAGGATGATTACTTATGGTTCATTCCCATTGTATTTGGCAGTATTTGCACCTATAACATACTGTGGAAGTATTTTCCTTCAGGATATAATTCAATATCAGCAGGCTAACGGGCCGTTTTTATTTACTGTATCAGGTGCTATTGCAGCAATTGTGTTTTTCATGGGATACATGATTCTGTTAAATGAATATCCATTTTCAATTATTAAAGCAAAATCTGATGTAATTGAAGGTCCGTATATGGAATATGCTGCCAAATATAGGTCTGTTGTATTTGTTACTAGAGGATTTCTGATGTTTGTACTTGGTGCTCTGTTTTCAGTATTATTTATTGGAATACCTCCAAATATATTTTCATGGGGAATTTTGGTTAATATTGTTGTAGCTTTAATATTTGTATTTATGATGGGTATTTTTTCAGCATTCACTCCGGTATTTACAAACAGACAATTATTGCCAACTATTGTTGGAACATCTTTGCTTGGAGTATTAGCTATTGTAATTGGAGTATTATGA
- a CDS encoding 4Fe-4S binding protein, producing the protein MRNMLKIALEGAFTNFKRIFFAADRVTDMEMRKQISTLSVKPAKKVDEDACIGCGGCANVCPTNAIEMKKLASPVKLTDSWTKTEVPELNSLKCVVCYYCHDFCPVFLLYGEKGTIHPNTVGNQEVDVSELINQPVKISDDKLKVISQYLSDKTILKNRED; encoded by the coding sequence ATGAGAAACATGCTTAAAATAGCACTGGAAGGAGCATTCACTAACTTTAAAAGAATATTTTTCGCAGCAGATAGAGTTACTGACATGGAAATGCGAAAACAGATAAGTACACTTTCTGTTAAACCGGCAAAAAAAGTAGATGAAGATGCCTGTATTGGTTGTGGAGGCTGTGCCAATGTTTGTCCAACCAATGCTATTGAAATGAAGAAATTAGCATCTCCGGTAAAATTGACTGACAGCTGGACAAAAACAGAAGTTCCTGAATTAAATTCGCTAAAATGTGTGGTATGTTATTATTGTCATGATTTCTGCCCTGTATTTTTATTATATGGTGAAAAAGGAACTATCCATCCAAATACTGTTGGAAATCAGGAAGTGGATGTTTCAGAACTTATTAATCAGCCAGTTAAAATATCTGATGATAAATTAAAAGTTATTTCACAGTATCTTTCAGATAAAACAATATTAAAAAATAGAGAGGATTAA
- a CDS encoding DUF366 family protein translates to MTIIHKHIDDIFEYDGSQINPSWAFNEFGIYGSSIITWVGPVNITPGNLKDFADVGLEIKSNYMINFICEFFDCQPANMRIAYLRQRLIVMIFREVLFEKGIVSKREGDDIFVENRKLSISIASASLSSMKIHFALNLEDKGTPDDVETIGLFDIKDKNGNQIFNKDNLTELVNDVAGRYIDELETIEKDISKTNLL, encoded by the coding sequence ATGACTATTATTCATAAACATATTGATGATATTTTCGAGTATGATGGAAGTCAAATTAATCCTTCCTGGGCTTTTAATGAATTTGGAATTTATGGATCATCTATTATTACTTGGGTAGGTCCTGTAAATATTACTCCTGGTAATTTAAAGGATTTTGCAGATGTTGGACTTGAAATCAAATCTAATTATATGATTAATTTTATTTGTGAATTTTTTGACTGCCAGCCTGCAAATATGAGAATAGCTTACCTTCGTCAAAGATTGATTGTCATGATTTTTAGAGAAGTTCTTTTTGAAAAGGGAATTGTTTCTAAAAGAGAAGGTGATGATATATTTGTGGAAAATAGAAAATTAAGTATTTCAATAGCTAGTGCATCCTTAAGTTCTATGAAAATACATTTTGCTCTAAATCTTGAGGATAAGGGAACTCCAGATGATGTTGAAACTATCGGTCTTTTTGATATTAAAGATAAAAATGGCAATCAAATATTCAACAAGGATAACTTAACTGAATTGGTTAATGATGTTGCTGGCAGATATATTGATGAATTAGAAACAATTGAAAAAGATATTAGCAAAACTAACTTATTATAG
- a CDS encoding energy-converting hydrogenase B subunit P, whose product MKFVMQPKHMVSLGGYIVETQFPYRNLIVINKTSEPIKIEIPVFDESWIEEHRELGLEVIPVSKEDNYLKMWKRAHAELDKIRN is encoded by the coding sequence TTGAAATTTGTAATGCAGCCAAAACATATGGTAAGTCTTGGGGGATATATTGTAGAAACACAGTTTCCTTATAGGAATCTTATAGTTATAAATAAAACCTCTGAACCTATTAAAATTGAAATTCCGGTTTTTGATGAAAGCTGGATTGAAGAGCATAGGGAGTTAGGCCTGGAAGTAATTCCTGTATCAAAAGAGGATAATTATTTAAAAATGTGGAAAAGAGCACATGCTGAATTAGATAAAATAAGGAATTAA
- a CDS encoding DNA polymerase subunit beta, whose translation MKQVRTRDFIYTTDGLFFASTNYVHPDDRFISFLRYIPDSNGDREKDGKKYRKVTSDEAYSYLRENHPDYLYFCDVTNVEMMGVPKDKVAEIIKPEERLAELRDAFNKGEKLKNPEIMAKLMDVSDFFHYVAGVPYENLGISGSILPGLHKEDVSDIDFVIFGLENHRKAMKAFRENKGKNVHIDEVDKDITVNGIVDEFWEKVYNKRMKDSSLTMDEFKWYENRKGNRGTINGTLFDILCTKNYDEISGEWGDTVYEPLGIAQIECDIVSALGAFDNPSLYTIENLKILDGVEAPISEVVSFTHTYAGEVIDGEHVVAKGKVEKVISEGKKDSYRLVIGTTRESMDEYVKLKESPA comes from the coding sequence ATGAAACAAGTTAGAACAAGAGATTTTATTTATACAACAGATGGATTATTCTTTGCTTCTACCAATTATGTTCATCCTGATGATAGATTTATCTCATTTTTAAGATATATTCCAGATTCAAATGGAGACAGGGAAAAAGACGGTAAAAAATACAGGAAAGTTACATCTGATGAAGCTTACAGTTATTTAAGAGAAAATCATCCGGATTATCTATATTTCTGTGACGTGACAAATGTTGAAATGATGGGTGTTCCCAAAGATAAAGTAGCTGAAATTATTAAACCTGAAGAAAGACTGGCTGAACTTAGAGATGCTTTCAATAAAGGTGAAAAGCTAAAAAATCCGGAAATAATGGCTAAACTAATGGATGTCAGTGACTTTTTCCATTATGTTGCCGGTGTGCCTTATGAAAACTTGGGAATTTCCGGATCTATCCTCCCCGGACTTCACAAAGAGGATGTGTCTGATATTGACTTTGTAATCTTCGGACTGGAAAATCATAGAAAAGCCATGAAAGCATTTAGAGAAAATAAAGGTAAAAATGTCCATATTGATGAAGTTGACAAAGATATTACAGTAAATGGAATTGTAGATGAATTTTGGGAAAAAGTCTACAACAAACGTATGAAAGATTCCAGTTTAACCATGGACGAATTCAAATGGTACGAAAACAGAAAAGGAAACAGAGGAACAATAAACGGAACTTTATTTGATATTTTATGCACTAAAAATTATGATGAAATTAGCGGCGAATGGGGAGATACTGTTTATGAACCATTAGGAATCGCTCAAATAGAATGTGATATTGTAAGTGCACTTGGCGCATTTGATAATCCTTCATTATACACCATTGAAAACTTAAAAATACTTGATGGAGTTGAAGCACCAATATCTGAAGTTGTTTCATTTACCCACACATATGCAGGAGAAGTTATTGACGGCGAACATGTCGTAGCTAAAGGAAAAGTCGAAAAAGTCATTAGTGAAGGTAAAAAAGATTCCTACAGACTTGTTATTGGAACTACCAGAGAATCCATGGACGAATATGTTAAACTCAAAGAAAGTCCTGCATGA
- a CDS encoding NADH-quinone oxidoreductase subunit B family protein has translation MGIKSFSRARAIHLMLVYTGGCNGCDIEIVNSVLSPRFDAEQYKVFLTWNPREADVLVVTGPVTKLNRKPLEEIYKAIPEPKLVVAAGSCALMGGVYKNIHGDIPSEEIEGPVENIIPVDAKVPGCAVRPQDVLSGVVSILPKLLDAD, from the coding sequence ATGGGAATTAAATCATTTTCAAGAGCAAGAGCAATACATCTGATGTTGGTTTATACTGGTGGATGTAATGGGTGCGATATTGAGATTGTTAACTCTGTATTATCACCTAGATTCGATGCTGAACAGTATAAGGTTTTCTTAACATGGAATCCTCGTGAAGCTGATGTTTTAGTAGTTACAGGTCCTGTAACCAAATTAAACAGAAAACCGTTGGAAGAAATTTATAAGGCTATCCCTGAACCTAAATTGGTAGTAGCTGCTGGAAGCTGTGCTTTAATGGGTGGAGTTTATAAGAATATTCATGGAGATATTCCTTCTGAAGAAATTGAAGGGCCTGTTGAAAACATTATACCAGTAGATGCAAAAGTTCCTGGCTGTGCTGTAAGGCCTCAGGATGTTTTATCTGGTGTTGTATCAATTTTACCAAAATTACTGGATGCAGATTAA
- a CDS encoding CRISPR-associated protein Cas4, whose protein sequence is MINISSIKMYMYCPMKLYLKTHVDISQNDEYQLYNEIKNLKIDIQDLLQKNMRKLNKTMNLNEIETALGQNIAAYTENNIDTIKNLKLGITQEQTDEIVDETYFNIKILALKAKKAMNILDKDGMEIVEMFFPNCMYSYLMKDKHLDLVGICDKIEIIDGKYYPISFKSSKPPLKGTWDGDAIELAANAILIEEEFDTEVFVGFVKYSKIDDKRPVIMDMNLRKGLFSVLNEVKEIIINKKIPKVKINEKKCRNCEYYAICTKD, encoded by the coding sequence ATGATAAATATATCATCTATAAAAATGTATATGTACTGCCCAATGAAATTATATCTAAAAACACATGTTGATATTTCTCAAAATGACGAATATCAATTATATAATGAAATTAAAAATCTCAAAATAGATATTCAGGATTTATTGCAGAAAAATATGCGCAAACTAAATAAAACTATGAATTTAAATGAAATAGAAACTGCTTTAGGTCAAAATATAGCTGCATACACCGAAAATAATATCGACACCATAAAGAATTTGAAATTAGGAATTACACAAGAGCAGACAGACGAAATAGTAGATGAAACTTATTTTAACATAAAAATATTGGCTCTCAAAGCCAAAAAGGCCATGAATATTCTGGACAAGGACGGAATGGAAATTGTCGAAATGTTTTTTCCAAATTGTATGTATTCATACCTAATGAAAGACAAACACCTTGATTTAGTAGGAATATGTGACAAAATAGAAATTATTGATGGAAAATATTATCCGATAAGTTTTAAAAGTTCAAAACCACCACTTAAAGGAACATGGGACGGTGATGCAATAGAACTAGCTGCAAATGCCATCTTAATTGAAGAAGAATTTGACACCGAAGTTTTTGTAGGATTTGTAAAATATTCAAAAATAGACGATAAACGACCGGTAATTATGGATATGAATCTTAGAAAAGGACTGTTTAGTGTATTGAATGAAGTTAAAGAAATCATAATTAATAAAAAAATTCCAAAAGTAAAAATAAATGAAAAAAAGTGTAGAAACTGCGAATATTATGCAATTTGTACAAAAGATTAA
- a CDS encoding 7-carboxy-7-deazaguanine synthase QueE: MKAPIIEIFSSFQGEGLFIGQRQIFVRFAGCNLNCSYCDTNDSKSEKSGKLMTVDDVLAAIENVRTPDCHVISFTGGEPSLYPEFINEVARQTDLKILLETNGTLPEKIDFIEKLDIVSLDIKLPEHFNNDFNEDIFINEIKSVNLLMAKSIMLYCKVVVLPSTKTNLIQEVMEKLSNNISSKNKLQIIIQPSSPLEDWGNSNSKLFEFSEIVGQYFEVSTIPQVHKILNIE, translated from the coding sequence ATGAAAGCTCCAATAATCGAAATTTTTTCAAGTTTTCAGGGGGAAGGCCTTTTCATTGGTCAAAGACAAATCTTTGTTAGATTTGCAGGATGTAACTTAAACTGCAGCTATTGCGATACTAATGATAGCAAATCTGAAAAATCAGGTAAATTAATGACAGTTGATGATGTTTTGGCAGCTATTGAAAATGTTAGAACTCCTGATTGTCATGTAATCTCTTTTACTGGTGGGGAACCTAGTTTATATCCTGAATTTATTAATGAAGTTGCTCGTCAGACTGATTTGAAAATTCTTTTAGAAACAAACGGCACTTTGCCTGAAAAAATTGATTTCATTGAAAAATTAGACATTGTATCATTGGATATTAAATTACCTGAACATTTTAACAATGATTTTAATGAAGATATTTTTATCAATGAAATCAAATCAGTAAATTTATTAATGGCGAAGTCTATAATGTTATATTGTAAAGTAGTTGTATTGCCTTCAACAAAAACAAATTTAATTCAAGAGGTAATGGAAAAATTATCTAATAATATTTCAAGCAAAAACAAACTTCAAATAATTATCCAGCCATCTAGTCCTTTAGAGGATTGGGGTAATTCTAATTCTAAATTATTTGAATTTTCAGAAATTGTTGGGCAATATTTTGAAGTATCCACCATTCCACAGGTACACAAGATATTGAATATTGAGTGA
- a CDS encoding 4Fe-4S binding protein: MFVSTNTCDGKGECIKQCPTKAIRLINGKALSCLTCGLCYKNCPSNAIFINSYGGYVVDRAKCSGCGMCMYNCPIDNIKIEDGIVYGICSRCGVCEEACPSNSRIDSFRLTEEKQLEFIKSLSNALPTYKGVPHKPSETTEVTRSYFTTDYDRCIYCGRCEKYCPTGTIQVTLDRDEGICSDCGLCSDVCPNGAMNKNHIVNKSTCTLCLNCLKACPHNAISIGKFKINVNHINQKPEGSIISCINCGLCASLSENDSLRYEDSKLRYDPTEDIGENIPKAHKIAIDSCPVATLKEDDEMLLVNEITGEEQNTLAGFCVSCGNCVKVCENDARLFKVATWDGSITDECISCGICCEVCPKEAITLHRGTISVDLDKCILCENCGVYCPVNAIPRTTMHKKEIVDGFCFIEQQLCMHCGLCYDICPYDAINKNNGKFEVDEDKCKYCGACKNACPANAFMFERNFKDSIEEI; the protein is encoded by the coding sequence ATGTTTGTATCAACTAATACATGTGATGGAAAAGGGGAATGTATTAAACAGTGTCCTACAAAAGCTATTCGTTTAATTAATGGAAAAGCTTTAAGTTGCCTTACTTGTGGTTTATGTTATAAAAATTGTCCAAGTAATGCAATATTCATTAATAGCTATGGGGGTTATGTTGTAGACAGAGCCAAATGCAGCGGCTGTGGGATGTGTATGTATAACTGCCCTATAGATAATATTAAAATTGAAGATGGGATTGTTTATGGTATTTGTTCACGTTGCGGAGTTTGTGAAGAAGCTTGCCCATCAAATTCCAGGATTGACAGCTTTAGATTAACTGAAGAAAAACAGTTGGAGTTTATAAAATCTTTAAGCAATGCATTACCAACATATAAAGGAGTACCTCATAAGCCTAGTGAAACAACAGAGGTAACCAGAAGCTATTTCACAACAGATTATGACAGGTGTATTTATTGTGGAAGATGTGAAAAGTACTGTCCGACAGGTACAATCCAGGTAACTTTAGATAGGGATGAAGGTATTTGCAGTGATTGTGGACTTTGTAGTGATGTCTGTCCTAATGGTGCAATGAATAAAAACCACATTGTTAATAAAAGCACATGTACACTTTGTTTAAATTGTTTGAAAGCATGTCCTCATAATGCAATATCTATTGGGAAGTTTAAAATAAATGTAAATCATATTAATCAAAAACCGGAAGGTTCAATTATCTCTTGTATTAATTGCGGATTATGCGCTAGTTTGTCTGAAAATGATTCTTTGAGATATGAAGATTCAAAATTAAGATATGATCCAACAGAAGATATTGGAGAAAATATACCAAAAGCACATAAAATAGCTATTGATTCTTGTCCGGTAGCTACATTAAAAGAAGATGATGAAATGCTTCTTGTTAATGAAATAACTGGCGAAGAACAAAACACACTTGCCGGATTTTGCGTATCCTGTGGAAACTGTGTTAAAGTCTGTGAAAATGATGCAAGGTTGTTTAAAGTAGCTACTTGGGATGGATCAATAACTGATGAATGTATTTCATGTGGAATATGTTGTGAAGTATGTCCTAAGGAAGCTATTACTCTACATAGAGGAACAATCTCTGTTGATTTAGATAAATGTATTTTATGTGAAAACTGTGGTGTGTACTGTCCAGTTAATGCAATTCCAAGAACTACTATGCATAAAAAAGAGATTGTTGATGGATTCTGTTTCATTGAACAGCAATTATGTATGCACTGTGGTTTGTGTTATGATATTTGTCCATATGATGCAATTAATAAAAATAATGGCAAATTTGAAGTAGATGAAGACAAATGTAAATATTGTGGAGCATGTAAAAACGCCTGTCCTGCAAATGCATTTATGTTTGAGAGAAATTTTAAAGATTCTATAGAGGAGATCTAA
- a CDS encoding hydrogenase large subunit — protein MDEKIPNSKIIETEIPMGTVHPAALEPYRVRLFVEDEIVQEAEITIGVNHRGVERIMEGLPVEKANALTEKICGICSNAHVWNSVRTAELGLDIEIPERASYIRIIVGELERLHSHFLYLAHGCEVLAHETFSMRVFYLREIVMELLNMIGGNRVQYGCSVIGGVRPRCELDSKRLERLANDMDALEEGLTDFVNRFTSDSILMSRITGIGVLPQKQAIKLDVSGPSLRATGVVYDLRTTMSEYDPFDFNIITQEDGDVKSNLMMRALESFESIKIIRQAVKNLPEGPVVTHDWEMKDTDIIESRIEVPRGTLYHSYALESGRVRHSIIRTPSMANIGAMQYACIGDQITDAQLCIVQCDPCFTCTDRAIEIIRR, from the coding sequence ATGGATGAAAAAATACCGAATAGTAAAATTATAGAAACAGAAATTCCTATGGGTACAGTTCACCCTGCTGCATTGGAGCCATACAGAGTAAGGCTTTTTGTAGAAGATGAAATTGTACAAGAAGCTGAAATAACTATTGGTGTTAACCATAGGGGTGTAGAAAGAATCATGGAAGGACTCCCTGTTGAAAAAGCCAATGCGTTAACTGAAAAAATATGTGGAATCTGTTCTAATGCTCATGTTTGGAATTCTGTAAGGACTGCGGAATTGGGTTTGGATATTGAAATTCCGGAAAGGGCAAGTTATATTAGGATAATTGTTGGGGAATTAGAAAGATTACATAGTCATTTCCTATATTTGGCTCATGGTTGTGAAGTTTTAGCTCATGAAACCTTTTCAATGAGAGTTTTCTATCTTAGGGAAATAGTAATGGAACTTCTAAACATGATTGGAGGTAACAGGGTTCAGTATGGTTGTTCTGTTATTGGTGGTGTTAGGCCAAGATGTGAGCTGGATTCTAAAAGACTTGAAAGATTAGCTAATGATATGGATGCACTGGAAGAAGGCTTAACTGACTTTGTAAACAGATTTACTTCTGATTCAATATTGATGTCAAGGATTACCGGAATAGGTGTACTTCCTCAAAAACAGGCTATTAAATTAGATGTTTCCGGCCCGTCTTTAAGAGCTACTGGTGTGGTATATGATTTAAGAACAACAATGAGTGAATATGATCCGTTTGATTTTAATATTATAACTCAGGAAGATGGAGATGTTAAATCTAATTTGATGATGAGGGCATTAGAATCATTTGAATCAATAAAAATCATTCGTCAGGCTGTTAAAAACTTGCCTGAAGGTCCGGTTGTAACTCATGATTGGGAAATGAAAGACACAGATATTATTGAAAGCCGTATTGAAGTTCCAAGGGGAACATTATATCATTCATATGCTTTAGAAAGCGGAAGAGTCAGACATTCTATTATCAGGACACCTTCTATGGCAAATATAGGTGCAATGCAATATGCATGTATCGGTGATCAAATAACTGATGCGCAGTTGTGTATTGTACAGTGTGATCCGTGTTTTACCTGTACTGACAGAGCAATCGAGATAATTAGGAGATAA
- a CDS encoding DUF5612 domain-containing protein, translated as MENYSLTIKSDEKKGVLDDITSIIVAHEVNISYTHLFIEKNNVGTIDLELEHVEDIDSLIADLESLKEVKSVEIHSSQSNIYGKRIIIVGGGAQVSQVALGAITEADRHNIRGERISVDTLPIVGEENIAEATDAVSRLPRAHVLVLAGSLMGGEISEAVKKIKKEKGVIVISLNMPGSVTEHADLIITDPVQAGVLAVMAIADTAVFDIKKLHGNIKY; from the coding sequence ATGGAAAATTATAGTTTAACCATTAAATCTGACGAAAAAAAAGGAGTATTGGATGATATTACTTCAATTATAGTTGCACATGAAGTTAATATTAGCTATACTCACCTTTTTATTGAAAAAAATAATGTGGGTACAATAGATTTGGAACTTGAACATGTGGAAGATATTGATTCATTAATAGCTGATTTGGAATCTCTTAAAGAAGTTAAATCTGTAGAAATTCATTCTTCACAATCAAATATTTATGGAAAACGTATTATTATTGTTGGTGGTGGAGCACAGGTATCTCAAGTAGCTTTAGGTGCAATCACTGAAGCTGACAGGCATAATATTCGTGGAGAACGTATTAGTGTGGATACGCTTCCTATTGTTGGTGAAGAGAATATAGCTGAAGCTACTGATGCAGTATCAAGACTTCCAAGAGCGCATGTTTTGGTATTGGCAGGTTCTTTAATGGGTGGAGAAATATCTGAAGCTGTTAAAAAAATAAAAAAGGAAAAAGGAGTAATTGTAATTTCCTTAAATATGCCTGGAAGTGTTACGGAGCATGCAGATTTAATTATAACTGATCCTGTACAGGCGGGAGTGCTTGCTGTAATGGCAATAGCTGATACTGCAGTCTTTGACATTAAAAAGCTTCATGGGAATATTAAATATTAA
- a CDS encoding CBS domain-containing protein — protein sequence MKDKSSILRKSIKMGSVEHETKVSNKEGEIMAIASKDVISIPPTKSIKDTAKVMMEHEFRRLPIADPGSGKVLGIVTVMDILDFFGGGKKFNIIEKKYEDNFLAAINEPIREIMTRDVICLSDKSSIKDTIETMLSNQIGAIPLVDANDKLAGIVTERDIVLSLAGVLTEEVAQDYMSTKVFTTTPGTPIESACKIMVRNGLRRIPIVGGEADISKASKKLLGIVTSTDIIRYFNAKELFDNLNSNAASEVLKNIVSNIMAEDPITVSQTERIGDICALFAEKNIGGVPVTKDSEIIGIITEKDILNAIKTL from the coding sequence ATGAAAGATAAATCATCCATTTTAAGAAAATCTATAAAGATGGGCTCAGTCGAGCATGAAACAAAAGTTTCTAATAAAGAAGGAGAAATCATGGCTATTGCAAGCAAAGACGTGATTTCTATACCTCCAACTAAAAGTATCAAAGATACTGCTAAAGTAATGATGGAACATGAGTTCAGGAGGTTACCAATAGCTGATCCGGGTTCTGGTAAGGTTTTAGGTATTGTTACAGTAATGGATATTTTGGATTTCTTTGGTGGAGGAAAGAAATTTAACATTATTGAGAAAAAATACGAAGATAACTTTTTAGCAGCTATTAATGAACCTATTAGAGAAATTATGACTCGTGATGTAATTTGCCTTTCTGATAAATCTTCTATTAAGGATACTATTGAAACAATGTTATCTAATCAAATTGGTGCTATTCCTCTTGTAGATGCTAATGATAAGCTTGCAGGTATTGTAACTGAAAGGGATATTGTATTATCATTAGCTGGCGTATTGACTGAAGAAGTTGCACAGGATTACATGTCTACTAAAGTATTTACAACCACTCCTGGAACTCCAATTGAAAGTGCTTGTAAAATAATGGTTAGAAACGGTTTAAGAAGGATACCTATTGTTGGGGGTGAAGCTGACATATCTAAAGCAAGTAAAAAACTGTTAGGTATAGTAACTTCTACTGATATTATTAGGTATTTCAATGCAAAAGAATTATTTGATAACTTAAATTCTAATGCTGCTTCAGAAGTATTGAAGAACATAGTTTCTAATATTATGGCAGAAGATCCAATTACTGTATCTCAAACAGAAAGAATTGGAGATATTTGTGCATTATTTGCCGAGAAAAATATTGGTGGTGTGCCTGTAACTAAAGACAGCGAGATTATTGGTATCATTACTGAAAAAGATATATTGAACGCAATTAAAACATTATAA